A single window of Leeuwenhoekiella sp. MAR_2009_132 DNA harbors:
- a CDS encoding PH domain-containing protein, giving the protein MRGDIQSELRQHLDNKETLLWTGQPKKGIVFRTADIFLIPFSLLWCGFAIFWMFMASQGGGIFALFGIPFVIIGLIFVFGRFIIDSKQRENTYYGLTEDRIIIKSGIFSKNVKSLNIRTLSDIEYNEKNDGSGTISIGPKNPMMIWGNGMNWWPGMKANPQLDLISNVRKVYNQIIELQKQK; this is encoded by the coding sequence ATGAGAGGAGATATACAATCGGAATTAAGACAACATTTAGACAATAAAGAAACTTTGCTTTGGACAGGTCAACCAAAAAAAGGTATTGTATTTAGAACAGCAGATATTTTCCTAATACCTTTCAGTCTATTATGGTGCGGATTTGCAATATTTTGGATGTTTATGGCTTCGCAAGGTGGCGGAATTTTTGCTTTATTCGGAATTCCTTTTGTAATCATAGGGCTGATATTTGTGTTCGGCAGATTTATAATTGACTCAAAACAACGAGAAAATACTTATTACGGATTAACAGAGGATAGAATAATTATAAAAAGTGGAATATTTTCTAAAAATGTGAAATCTTTAAATATTAGGACTTTATCTGATATCGAATACAATGAAAAAAATGATGGAAGCGGAACTATTTCAATCGGACCTAAAAACCCTATGATGATATGGGGAAATGGAATGAATTGGTGGCCTGGAATGAAAGCCAACCCGCAACTCGATTTGATATCTAATGTTAGAAAGGTTTATAATCAAATAATAGAATTACAAAAGCAAAAATAA
- a CDS encoding DMP19 family protein has translation MKKILVFISSLFFSNTNAQTEFDLEKVLKIERRDMIVMKIDTYLNSKSEYGENIEKLNSTQRTFLFVENLEREINNGGFNQFYFNSSGDFSQETVNALLEIGAEKTAEIVKKANSEFKNGTVPKERTERQNELELIEEKAEENWNKCDSEFYEYQDNLTELLIAFVIKNKSEFKK, from the coding sequence TTGAAGAAAATTTTAGTATTTATATCGTCATTATTCTTTTCCAACACAAATGCGCAAACTGAATTTGATTTAGAAAAAGTTTTGAAAATCGAAAGACGAGATATGATTGTTATGAAAATTGACACATATCTGAATTCAAAATCTGAATATGGCGAGAATATCGAGAAACTGAATTCTACCCAAAGGACTTTTCTCTTTGTGGAAAATTTAGAGCGTGAAATAAATAACGGCGGATTTAACCAATTCTATTTTAATTCAAGTGGAGATTTTAGTCAAGAAACTGTAAATGCTCTTTTGGAAATTGGAGCGGAAAAAACAGCGGAAATTGTAAAAAAGGCAAACTCTGAATTTAAAAACGGAACTGTTCCCAAAGAAAGAACTGAAAGACAAAATGAACTGGAATTAATTGAAGAAAAAGCGGAGGAAAACTGGAACAAATGCGATTCGGAATTTTATGAATATCAAGATAATTTGACCGAATTATTAATTGCATTCGTAATTAAGAACAAATCGGAATTTAAAAAATAA
- a CDS encoding tetratricopeptide repeat protein: MNKILLIIILIFTATSCNKKEKSTELTKQAMAVFTEYKLDNETRIDSSLTLLNLAIELDKNNFKAYENKYGLLSQKKDINGMFSCVNKMVELRPNQPYWKLIKGFVFDLKKDSINALKLYKESVNQYKNILKVDSTDFNLKLEFVTALRTVNKNKSADSILKKMQTDYKTKNQMQILDYYIKNDTLTRKGQIENWKNLIVE; the protein is encoded by the coding sequence ATGAATAAAATTTTACTCATTATAATTCTGATATTCACAGCAACAAGCTGTAATAAAAAAGAAAAATCTACCGAACTTACTAAACAAGCTATGGCAGTCTTTACGGAATATAAGTTGGACAATGAAACTCGTATTGATAGTTCACTAACTCTTCTAAACTTAGCTATCGAATTAGATAAAAATAACTTCAAGGCTTATGAAAACAAATATGGTTTATTAAGCCAAAAAAAAGACATAAATGGAATGTTTAGTTGCGTTAACAAAATGGTCGAACTTAGACCAAACCAACCTTATTGGAAATTAATTAAAGGATTTGTTTTTGACTTAAAAAAAGACAGTATAAATGCACTAAAACTTTACAAAGAAAGTGTAAATCAATACAAAAACATCCTTAAAGTGGACTCTACTGATTTTAATTTAAAATTGGAATTTGTCACAGCCTTAAGGACAGTGAATAAAAATAAAAGTGCTGATAGTATTTTAAAAAAAATGCAAACGGACTATAAAACTAAAAATCAAATGCAAATTCTAGATTACTACATTAAAAATGACACTTTGACAAGAAAAGGACAAATCGAAAACTGGAAAAACCTTATCGTTGAATAA